A single window of Coffea eugenioides isolate CCC68of chromosome 7, Ceug_1.0, whole genome shotgun sequence DNA harbors:
- the LOC113777522 gene encoding uncharacterized protein LOC113777522: protein MGSLEEEKLFQMVHDFIESESTSENPSYSSQNLSLNNHHAKQYILQEIVASRTAAEEGLLGCVLKHMRHKIEAEKTTSLKKWLVIRLRKDGYHGVCLCQTSWPTTLGCPAGDYEYIEVVIKDKKCSSLRLILDIDFKSQFELARPTSSYKELADTLPAIFVGDAQKLNKIISILCSEAKNSLKERGLHVPPWRTITYMQSKWFSNCQRIIPLNPSREVGLGNKEAMVGEHISFNFDTLTASASNGKKENKAENFVARSGLSSQFAAMSTKCF from the exons ATGGGTAGCTTAGAAGAAGAGAAGCTGTTTCAAATGGTGCACGATTTTATTGAATCAGAATCAACTTCAGAAAATCCCTCTTATTCCTCTCAAAATCTGTCTCTCAATAATCATCATGCTAAGCAATATATTTTGCAG GAGATTGTTGCGAGTAGAACTGCAGCTGAAGAGGGTCTTCTTGGTTGTGTATTGAAGCACATGAGGCACAAAATCGAAGCAGAGAAAACTACTAGCCTCAAGAAATGGCTTGTGATTAGACTAAGAAAGGATGGTTATCATGGTGTTTGTCTATGTCAAACTTCTTGGCCTACTACTTTAGGCTGCCCTGCTG GTGATTATGAATACATTGAAGTTGTGATTAAGGATAAAAAATGCAGCTCATTGAGGCTGATCTTAGACATTGATTTCAAGTCACAATTTGAATTAGCAAGGCCTACATCATCCTACAAAGAGCTCGCAGATACGCTTCCTGCAATCTTTGTTGGTGATGCTCAGAAATTGAACAAGATAATCTCCATCCTTTGCTCAGAAGCTAAGAACTCACTTAAAGAAAGAGGTCTGCATGTTCCTCCATGGAGGACAATCACTTATATGCAGTCCAAATGGTTTAGTAACTGCCAAAGAATAATCCCTTTGAATCCTAGCAGAGAAGTAGGCTTAGGCAATAAAGAAGCAATGGTTGGTGAGCATATTTCATTCAATTTTGACACATTGACAGCATCAGCTTCTAATGGGAAGAAGGAAAACAAGGCAGAGAATTTTGTTGCTAGATCAGGTTTATCTAGTCAATTTGCTGCTATGAGCACAAAATGCTTCTAA
- the LOC113776931 gene encoding beta-D-glucosyl crocetin beta-1,6-glucosyltransferase-like: MYSTQALNIHFQPSIFDFDLKKVHAAVGHISLNVGEGSSLPFMYFLSEEEIEEIAFRLELSQANFIWALRCPKGEERRLEEILPDGIESGVPIVAKPMAFEQNLNGGLLVENDVAMEVMRESLKPDLVIYDKAFARFSVSPLYTFPSVWLHIVSAASLSYTFHLTSNSGTEYPFLAIYLRDFELRRLLTAIGRNALDACDDSPIPLLVNTCRAMEGKYLDHHASSTNLKVLPVGPLIPSSPNSTGESGDDDIELMNWLGQKSEHSTVFASFGTMYFLSKEEIKEIAFSLELSNVNFIWALGSPKGEERRLEEILPEGFLGRVKDKGRIVQGWLPQPITGRVLVENGVAIEVVRDENGRLQREEMAKVIKEVVFGGAGETMRQKIKDLRKKIKSEEKENLDGLLTLIIQLSKKNSSHGINIARA; this comes from the exons ATGTATTCAACTCAGGCTCTGAATATCCATTTCCAGCCATCTATCTTCGATTTTGACCTAAAGAAAGTACATGCTGCAGTGGGACATATATCACTGAATGTTGGTGAAGGTTCTTCTTTACCTTT TATGTATTTCTTGTCCGAGGAAGAGATAGAAGAGATTGCTTTCAGGTTGGAGCTAAGCCAAGCAAATTTCATCTGGGCTTTAAGATGTCCAAAAGGTGAGGAAAGAAGGCTTGAAGAGATTCTACCTGATG GCATAGAATCTGGTGTCCCCATAGTAGCCAAACCAATGGCTTTTGAACAGAACCTTAATGGTGGTCTGCTGGTGGAAAATGATGTAGCTATGGAAGTTATGAGAG AATCTCTCAAGCCAGACTTGGTGATCTACGATAAAGCATTCGCTCGGTTTTCAGTAAGTCCTTTGTACACCTTTCCATCCGTTTGGCTCCATATTGTTAGCGCTGCATCTTTGTCATACACATTTCATTTGACATCCAACTCTGGCACCGAATATCCATTTCTAGCCATCTATCTTCGAGATTTCGAGTTACGCAGACTTCTTACTGCAATTGGACGCAATGCTTTGGACGCCTGTGACGATTCTCCCATTCCTTTACTAGTTAATACTTGTAGAGCCATGGAAGGGAAGTACTTGGATCATCATGCTAGTTCGACGAACCTGAAAGTTCTCCCTGTTGGTCCATTAATTCCCAGTAGTCCTAATTCCACTGGTGAATCAGGTGACGACGATATTGAGCTCATGAATTGGCTTGGGCAGAAAAGTGAACATTCAACTGTTTTTGCTTCCTTTGGCACAATGTATTTCTTGTCAAAGGAAGAGATAAAAGAGATAGCTTTCAGTTTAGAGCTGAGCAATGTAAATTTCATCTGGGCTTTGGGATCTCCAAAAGGTGAGGAACGCAGGCTTGAAGAGATCTTACCAGAGGGTTTTCTTGGAAGAGTGAAAGATAAAGGGAGAATTGTTCAAGGATGGCTACCGCAG CCCATTACTGGTAGGGTGTTGGTGGAAAATGGTGTGGCTATTGAAGTTGTGAGAGATGAAAATGGTAGACTTCAGAGGGAAGAGATGGCAAAAGTGATCAAGGAGGTTGTATTTGGGGGTGCAGGCGAAACCATGAGGCAGAAAATTAAAGATTTGAGGAAGAAGATCAAAtcagaagaaaaagagaacctgGATGGACTCTTAACATTGATTATCCAACTTTCCAAGAAAAATTCAAGTCACGGTATCAATATTGCAAGAGCATAG